TGTATTTGGACCATTAACTTATAGTAATCTTGTAATCACACACTGTAGTTAAATATagttcatttgaaataaaaaaacaaacagatacaGCAGCGAAATAAATAGACACTCTTGTCTGTATGTTTATGTGCTTTTCAAAATGATAAAAGGCACCTCGGTTTGTGAGGAAAGTTGGTTGATGTGGAACATGAGCTTTAACTTTACGATACCAAATATAATAAAACCTGGCACAACGTGCACTCTCAAGTGTAAAATTACTTTAATGACTCTGCACGCACTATGATGAACAGTTCAGAATGCTGCTGGttcaggatgacatcatctgacTGTCCTCTTTTATACATCCAGAGTAGAAACCTTCATATATGAGTACAAGTACCTCATAAGCTATTTTGCTATTTCTCGTTTATATATTGACTCGTTCCTGATTTCAGCCTAACAGACAGTCATGCCATCTTTTCTGTACAGTACCAGCTACAGGTgttttgtgtgtaaatgaagaggaaataacaaaaaaaactaacatTTCACCATTATAGATGGATTCATGTGcacaaatggattttttttttttaaactctgcaCTGCCCTGACTATTCTTACAAAAGCATTGCCATTGCACTGTTAGAATTATAAAATGTGTTCAAGAATGCTGATCAAACACTTTTAAGTTACAATcaaaaagttaatttaacaTGATTAATAACGGTGACATTCCAGTAAACCTGCTACACTGTATATTTTGTACTATTAAAAAGCCCCAGCGCTGTGCTGGGGTCCCTTCACAGACGGCAGCTGTTTACCCCACTTTTCAAAATCCACAGTAACTGTAGCAGCATCTAGTGGCCTCCTGCAGAATGGCCACCTCCAGTTGTCCAGTCAATGATAATGAAACTCAGGCTCATCACCATGAAGGAGATGCCCAAAGCAGCAAAGCAGGCAGCCTAAGAATGAAGAGCAGTACACAATTcagtttttttacattaatatacggtcccaaattgaccgtaggtgtgagtgtgtgtatgcatggttctgtgtctgtgtggcccagtggtacactggcgtcgccCCCAGAGTTTAGCCCGCCTCCCGCCCTAAAccagatgggataggctccagctccccgtgacccgcaacagcagataaagcggtaacagaaaatggatggatggatatataataataatgtgtaataataataatatatccCATGAGAAATATCTACATCACACAAGACATTCAATAAATTAGAAGAATAAATGTTCTCACCAGTATCTTAGGAGTGGAGTTCATCGGTTCTCTGTCTTTAGGAACAATACGGATGTAAAATACAGCAGggaagatgaaaatgagacaggGAGCTGATGTGGCACCTGTAGGgcgaaagagaaagaaatagtTCATAAAGATTTATCATTACTATTATAACAGCTTATATGTAAGTCaaatcattattcattcattcattcattttccaacccgcttaatccgccaacgcaggtcgcggggtagccagtgcctatcctggcagtctcagggcgtgaggcgggggacactccgggcacgacgccagtgtaccgcggagccacacagacacaaacaatcattcacacacacactcactcctatggtgaATTTGGGAccgccaatcaacctgaagcgcatgcttttggaggtgggaggaagccggagaacccggagagaacccacgcagacacggggagagcatgcgaactccgcacagagcgggactcgaacccgggtccgccgtgttgtgaggcggcagcgctaaccactgcgccaccgtgccgctcTTCAAatcattataatttttaaaattgtttatgACAACCAAATGTATGTATCTATTTACTTTAAATGTCTTTTCAACACTTATGTCACCACAGGACCACGTCATATACTGAATTAACTTGCTACAGAAACCACATGACAATGATAAACATTAACCAaaataaaaggttaaaaacaaatgtgtatGGTTAAAATACTTATGACATCATCTGGCAAACATCAGTCATGTATACATCAAATTCCAGGTCAGCCTCAGACCACTGACCGCTGGCTGGAGATGATGAAGTAATAGATGTGGAGATCATGATATAgcaatttcaaaataattgtGTGAACATTTGCCTTGACAGAGCACATTCAAAGGACAGATGTATCTGAAGTTACTGTTAATTGTTATTTTGATATCTTATTATAATTACGATAATAAAGTCTAGAGTATCTAGAGTCTAGAGTATCTTAAATATTGAAGGTGTCAAGAGGCTATGTCATGTTAAACAGGAAACAATGGCAACAAGTCGTCATCACAGGATTGATGGATGTCATTAGGGTTATAAAATGCAATGTTATTATTTTCTGAcactaaaacacattttcatacagATGTTTCAGCTCGATATCGACACAGATACAACCTTTGACACCTCCAAAAAATCCAAAGCTTGTGTTCAGGTCATTCAGCTGACCTCTGAATtgaaatgtatgtatgtttgtcaAAGCAGCATCCATTCCTTTGAAGTTGCCCTGTTGGATTCTGGGTTGTATGTTGTACACTGTCAACTCTAACCTGCTCGATATGAATGTCAACCCATGAGCAAACGCGCACTGATGACCTTTTGCAGTTTTGCTTTGAATTTTTGAAACCGAGTCAAACACAAATTCAGCTTGTGAAATCAGACAACAGAATCAGTAAACAACgatcatatataaatataaataatagtGTACAGTCAAATATATTCAGAAAAATGTATAAGTACAcctgaagaaaacattaaatttggGTTTCAGTAGTTTTTCTAATGTGATCCATGTGTTATATTCGACTGGCCTCTTGTCATAATGTTTTTCAGTAGTCCACGTTAAAAATGCATATTGCTCTGTCTAAATTCACAGGAAGAGCTGATGACATGCTGCCTTACTAACCGATGATGCCGAAGATGCCCAGAATGTTAGGAGCAAATATCACCAGTATATTGATGAAACTGAGCAGAATGACTGCAATAGCAATGTGACGCAACCAGTTAAAGGACTTGGTGGGGAACAACATCTGCTGGATGGCTCTGCGTACCTATGGGAAGACATGgataaaaaaattcaacatgGAGGTAATTGCAAAATCTCGTATTTACTGATCAACACAAACTAAGTGCGAACTTACAGGAAACAACACAATGGGGACAGTCAGTGTTACAGCTGTGAGGACAGCCACTCGCACACACAGGATCAGAGTGTCATAGGGGTCGATCCGGCTGTATGTATGAAGCAGTTCAGCCTCCACGCTGTCtgtagaaatataaataaatgcctgatgaaaatacaaacagataACACTTTTGCTTGAGCACGCAATGACAGAACAGAACACTGACTTTTACAATCCTTTGACATGTACAGCTGCAGTGACATAGCAATGTTTTAGCATAAACATATGTATGCTTGTCCCGTGAATGTAAACTCACAcactcaaaacacacaaaacaggtCCAGGCATGGGTGAGCTCACCTTTAAAGGTCAGGTAACCAAACAGAGCCGCCAGAAAGTACATGCTGTACATGACAAAGATGGAGATGTTGGAcaccctctgcatcctcttcttcgATGGACTAAAATAAAAGAGTTGAAAGTTATATGAGTGTCACATTGTGTTCTGGCATGTTATCAAATAATACAGGTGACAGAGAGGTGACTCACTTGCGGAGCTCCGTGTAAATGGGGAGGACCTCGGGGTGACACACAAAGGCAAATGCCAGGATGGGGATGGTGTATGCAGTCTGtgaggaacacacaaacaggagaaTCTCTCAAAATAATTGTGGGGACTTGAGAGTACACCTGCAGGATTTAATATTTCAACTCAGCTGTCTACCTGCGAGttgatggtgaacatgtgtgtggAGCAGTGTGAGTCATCGTCCTCGTGAACCAGACCATTGCTGTACTGGTGGCCATGACTCGAAACATTCAGGCTGTGGTGAACAGCAGTGCTGTTTGCTGAGAACTCTTCGAATGGGCAGGAGATCTGAAACTTCTTGTAGATAACCTGCAGTTGCAAAAGAAATGGCAAAGGAGTGCGATGAAAGAAAAGACATAAAATGAGGGTGTGTCAGTAAACAACAAAACCTGCCAAAATCAAAATAGCAATTTCTCATCAAATTAATGTGACTCAACAGCTGTAATAAACTTTTTAATAAACAAAGCGCACACTCAGACGGTGGTCACAAAGATGAATTTGGTAAAGTGAGCAAAGTGTAAGGTAATGTGTAGCATGACATGTCAGAACAATGTTAAGAGTCACTGAGATAAGATGGACAAACTTACAGCAGTGAGAAAAAACACCATGCAGCTGAGGGAGAATCCACTGGTATAGCCAAGATaacctaaaataaaacagaagagaCCCTCAACATTACAACTCCTAAAAAATCTCGAAAGCAAGTCCTCAgtgtttaaaatcaaaatatttcccACTGGTCTTTGTCAAATAACATCATTAAATGTCTCTATCAGTGAATCCTTATGGTACTATGTGACCAGAAAGGGCATGTTTATTTCATGCAGTAATTAAAAGCTTAGGATGGAATAGAGGGTGTAATCCTCCCAGGCAAACAGCATCTGACTGGACACCTGCTGTTTCCACTGTCACTGCTtggagaaagacacaaaatcatttatttgacataaaGGTAAAGCCTGTCTCTAGTAAGATGTTATCTAAGAGGCTTCATGTCAAAAGaaggaataaatgaaaacaactgagtgagaaaaaaaaaacagtttatagTAGAAGTGCATCTCAAGTCATGGAGTCCAATTTTCactgttaaaatacaaaaataactcCGTTTCCATACAAGTTGTCCTTGACCCTTCTTTACCTTTGCCATTTTCATAACCTTTGACATATTTGATGCTGCTTTACTGTGAATTTTGTAGATTAACTCTCATGAACTAGGTGATGTCATGTTGCTCATTTTATTTGATGGGACTCCCAGTCTGAGGCAATGTTGGAATGTCAAATAATTTTGTCACTTTGTGAACTTTAAACCTCTGTCAAtgctaaataaataagaaatgtaGTAATCTCAATATAGGCAAATGCTTTTCCAGGAGGCTTTTAGTGTGTTTGTAGAAGTTAAACCTGATAAATTAGGCCTTAGACTGTTGCTcactaacactaaacctaatcTCAGCTTTAGCACTCACTTGGCATCAGACAGATGGACGGATTGATAGATGATGAtagattgattatttttttaaatgtttccttttgtttaaaggtgtgtgtgtgtgtgtgtgtgtgtgtgtgtgtgtgtgtgtgtgtgtgtgtgtgtgtgtgtgtgtgtgtgtgcgcgtgtgtgtgtgtgtgtgtgtgtgtgtgtgtttcactgctGTTTTCATAAACCTGATTGACATGCACCCTAATCTTAAGCACTTTTTAAATAGAGGTCTTACAATTGCGTATTCAGCGAAGTTGACATTTGTACTGTACCTGAACAAATTATGCATTTCCTGTTATGAGCTGCAAATTCAAGTCAGATACTGTACACTGATGACGACCACATATGTTCAGAATACTTCATTAAAACAGGTCAACCAGTGTCAGCTCTACTCACCCAACTGTTTCATTAAAGCCAGGGGCAAAATGACTATAGCGGAGACCAAGATGACCAGGTAGTTTCCATTTAAGTACCAGAGACTGTTTGGAGAAAAATACAGTTCACATTACTCAACTTGATacttaaaaacactgacacagaGACAAAAATAGACTACACAGTGTTAACATGGATAAGGTAAGGCAGGGTGTAGTACAGGGAGCCATCCCCGTTTCTGGGTTAGTAATCATGAGAAAACATATTAAGGATGTAACTGAGCAGCGTTCCCTGAATAGGCAGAACAGGCTGTTCTGTGATCTAATCATAAGGTTGTAAGTTAAATTCCCATCATGTTAAAATGTCCTCGAGCATGAATGGTGTTCCATCTGCtgtttaaagttttaaaaaaaagaggtaatTTCTGACAGGAAGCACTAAATCACTGTTAACAAATGTCTGACAAACATTGTTAAGGACAATGGAAAAGGtttcaaatttgactgtgaTTCATCAACAACATTATTGTaacattattacacattaatcCAAGTCAGTTGAAGATACACGGTGTGGTCATATCTTTAGCATAATTGAATGTATGAGTCAACAGGGCCAGACATGTTGAGGTAGGGGTGCCTCCCTGAATTTGAAGAGTACTTACTTGGAATTAGTATGAATAAGACAAATGTGTGGGGTACATTTAATCAAGAGGTAGTTCACTGAatttagatttgtttttcaCCAAAATAATCCCCTTCAGTGATtgccagaggaaaaaaaaaaaaagatcccaAATTTAGCAATTATAGAATGAACTTAGTCTGCCCAGGGTGACACGTAACAATGGTTTTTTTCTAGTCCATGCCTGTGATTTCAGGGTGTtctactttgtgtttgtgttaattaaTCAGCCCTAAGCCTCTGTAATAACTAGGTATATGTTATATAGaattactttatttgaaatcaCTGTATCAGTCAGCTATCTCTTATTTTCTCACTGGGTTCCATCTTAAAGGCACTGCTTAAACAGCTTTGAAacaactaaaaagaaaaaaaaagtgaggttAGTATGATGTCTTTAATCTTAGCCCAGATTCTGCAATATATATTGAGAATCATGCAGCCGCATTATCTTTTGCTATCTGTGCATAGCACACATGTCCACCCACTAAGCAAGCATCCTGTGTTTGCCCTTCATAAAGCACACAATATGTTAATGTTGATGCTGAGATGCAGTCAGAGGTTAGTTGCCCCTACTGAGTGTCTTAGTGGGTCTGCATCAGCGTGAACAGACCTGTTTTTCAGAGAACAAAATGTCAGTTGCCTAATTCCATCCCTGaaggtcttcttcttcttcttttcctttcggcttttcccttcaggggtcgccacagcgaatcaatttcctccatctagccctgtcctttgactcctcttcactcacaccaactatcttcatgtcttccctcattacatccataaacctcctctttggtcttcctctaggcctcctgcctggcagttcaaaactcagcatccttctaccaatatattcactatctctcctctggacatgtccaaaccatctcagtctggcctctctgactttatctccaaaacctctaacatgagctgtccctctgatgtactcattcctgaagGTAGAGTCTACATTAATGTTACCCCTTAGGTTTATTACAGGAGCTCAGTGTAACTACGCGTGTCTGTGAGGTGCATTATATGTTCTTATAAATGTTGCGATACAAAATCAGCTGATATTAtgtactattaaaaaaaatatttggcagAATTATACCAGGCGACCCCTGAATAgaaaaaccgaaaggaaaagaaaaagtactctcaggaaccagataagatgagggagaaggccagtgtgagtaagaccatagttCAAAGCtagagctttgatctatgaaagtaggtcagagcacgagctttgatctttggcctatgcaagtaggtcagggtcttCTGCTTTCGGCTGTTCCCTtaaggggtcgccacagcaaatcagttgcctccatctaaccctgtcttcgacatcctcttctctcacaccaaccacgttcatgtcatctttcactacatccataaacctcctctttggtcttcctctaggcctcctgcctggcagttcaaaactcagcatccttctaccaatatgttcactatctctcctctggtcttttcctcagtgacactgtctctagacaaaataacatcactggtctcaccagttttgtacatctttcctttcattttagctgaaactcttctatcacacatcacacctgacactgttctccacccgttccatcctgcctgtacacgcttcttcacctcttttccacactctccattgctctggactgttgaccctatgttcttaaaatcctccaccttcttgatgttttcttcgtgtaacctcactcttccacttgggtccctctcattcacacacatgtgctctgtcttactgcggctaaccttcattcctctcctttccaggacaaagctccacctctctagcttctcctccacctcttctcctccatcatagagattcctgtctaacctcatctgtctatcaccatagcgaacaaagatggggctcagagctgatccccgatgcagtcccacctccaacttgaactcctctgtcacacctacagcccacctcaccactgtcttacagtcctcataaatGTCCTGCACCCCTATAACATACAGcactctgtcactccagacttcctcatataataccgcagttcctctctgggcaccatgttataagctttttccagatctacaaaaacacaatgcagctccctctggccttctctgtacttctctatcaacatcctcaaagcaaatactgcatctgtagtactctttttgggtatgaaaccatactgctgctcacaaatgctcacttctgcccttagtctacagtagcttcaactactctttcccataacttcattgtatggctcatcagctttattcctctgtagttgccacaattctgcacatctcccttgttcttaaaaatctAATGCAGGGAttataaacagtatataaaataaaattttaaaaaatgcaacattcttcctttttcagcttccaccattttgtcttctgctctgcctatgccctcttcatcttcctcaccaccagagtcatcctacacaccaccatcctatgctgtttggctacactctcacctaccactactttgcagtcactgacctccttcagattacaccatcctACCtcccactcttataggtcaccctatgttcctgccgtagccatttccatccttattgcaaagtcaaccaccatcttgtcatcctgcattcctctcctggataccaaacctgcccatcacttcctcatcacctctgttacctgcaccaacacgtccactgaagtctgcaccaatgacaactctctcacttcaaggtatgctctgcatcacttcatcaaagtccaaccacagtttctccttctcctccagctcacatcctacctgtggaacatACTTACTTGCTACAGACTCATCACTCCacctgacactctttttacctccaggacattcctatcaaactccttcaagataactcctgctccatttctcttcctatctacaccatgatagaacaacttgaaccctgctccttaacttctaaccttgctacctttccacttggtctcctggccacacagtatgtctaccttcctcctctgcatcatgtcaaccaactttcTAACTTTCCtatcatagtcccaacattcagcgtccctaccCTCAgtcgttcctcttctctctcttcctacgaacatactttccttctctccttctttgaccaacagtagtccaatttccaccagcaccctgtgggtgaacagcaccgatggcagtcgttgctAGCCCGatctcgaccgatccggtacggaagtcatagatttcattcgcatgtttgatttggcaaaagttttacgtcagatgccctttctgacacaatcctctgtatttatctgtgcttgggaccggcacaataagacactggcttgtgccctcttgcagctatgcaagtaggtcagggtaaaatattgaattcagggATTTTGCGGGTTGTTGCTGTCTGTGACTGTGTTAGTTTTTAGTTAAGTACTGCATTAACTTCCTAAATTGCTGACTTGATGAAATGCATATTACCATTTGCAATTTTAAGTTAACAATGCTGAAATCTGGCAaattcattttcctttcttttgtgAAATATTGAAAGGGTATTTCCTTTtactaatattttaataatcataACTTACAGAATAAATTACAAGGATAACCTGTTGTAACTGAGATGCAGTTATCGATTTCTGGGCTGTCATATGTCTCCAAGGAGAACAGTGACTGCTTATTTTGAATGTAACACATGTCTTTTGTTCACCTCACAGCAGCAAACAAACTTAACAGATGTAGTGACTGTAGAATCCCTCTGGTGTCCAGGAAGgaaatgttattattaaatCAAACATACTTATCTCCATTTACAGGGATACTTGAGCGCCTTTGAAATAATGACTTTTACTTACAGGTAAACTGGGAGGCTATGTTGAACTACTGGCTATGGCCTTGAACCACTGATAAATGATTTCCTGAGATGAACGTATTAAAAATAACTGTGTGTCAATGTAACAATGATCAcctatttgttatttgttttgtatatattactgtaaatatgaaagaaaatgacacaGTGACTGTGGTGCCTTGTGAAAGCCACCTCTGTTGGAACACTT
This sequence is a window from Antennarius striatus isolate MH-2024 chromosome 5, ASM4005453v1, whole genome shotgun sequence. Protein-coding genes within it:
- the slc38a3b gene encoding sodium-coupled neutral amino acid transporter 3 isoform X2, translating into MMESAQSETNILSNGKSHDLGEDVGVPMKTILDEDQFDDSNEGLENEEFLPTAVGKKPVRFTDFEGKTSFGMSVFNLGNAIMGSGILGLAYAMANTGIILFWFLLTAVALLSSYSIHLLLKSSGIVGIRAYEQLGYRAFGTPGKMAAGIAITLQNIGAMSSYLYIVKSELPLVIQAFLKTDPNSDLWYLNGNYLVILVSAIVILPLALMKQLGYLGYTSGFSLSCMVFFLTAVIYKKFQISCPFEEFSANSTAVHHSLNVSSHGHQYSNGLVHEDDDSHCSTHMFTINSQTAYTIPILAFAFVCHPEVLPIYTELRNPSKKRMQRVSNISIFVMYSMYFLAALFGYLTFKDSVEAELLHTYSRIDPYDTLILCVRVAVLTAVTLTVPIVLFPVRRAIQQMLFPTKSFNWLRHIAIAVILLSFINILVIFAPNILGIFGIIGATSAPCLIFIFPAVFYIRIVPKDREPMNSTPKILAACFAALGISFMVMSLSFIIIDWTTGGGHSAGGH
- the slc38a3b gene encoding sodium-coupled neutral amino acid transporter 3 isoform X1 — its product is MMESAQSETNILSNGKSHDLGEDVGVPMKTILDEDQNGTQTIRFDDSNEGLENEEFLPTAVGKKPVRFTDFEGKTSFGMSVFNLGNAIMGSGILGLAYAMANTGIILFWFLLTAVALLSSYSIHLLLKSSGIVGIRAYEQLGYRAFGTPGKMAAGIAITLQNIGAMSSYLYIVKSELPLVIQAFLKTDPNSDLWYLNGNYLVILVSAIVILPLALMKQLGYLGYTSGFSLSCMVFFLTAVIYKKFQISCPFEEFSANSTAVHHSLNVSSHGHQYSNGLVHEDDDSHCSTHMFTINSQTAYTIPILAFAFVCHPEVLPIYTELRNPSKKRMQRVSNISIFVMYSMYFLAALFGYLTFKDSVEAELLHTYSRIDPYDTLILCVRVAVLTAVTLTVPIVLFPVRRAIQQMLFPTKSFNWLRHIAIAVILLSFINILVIFAPNILGIFGIIGATSAPCLIFIFPAVFYIRIVPKDREPMNSTPKILAACFAALGISFMVMSLSFIIIDWTTGGGHSAGGH